One Megamonas hypermegale genomic window carries:
- a CDS encoding DUF3887 domain-containing protein has product MKKIICILVATMMMAFGSICNASDSSDLSSEQKTAQLFIDAFKGEKVPAYDVLSRNFSDGLKNQFKEANYSGLQRNIKNTFGTLTEDKFYIYQRQEQNDIVAYNVTFDSNKQAQLIFVFDKDQKLVNVAVQPINTQQQSE; this is encoded by the coding sequence ATGAAAAAGATTATATGTATATTGGTAGCAACTATGATGATGGCTTTTGGAAGCATTTGTAATGCATCAGATAGTAGTGACTTAAGTAGTGAACAAAAAACGGCACAGCTCTTTATAGACGCGTTTAAAGGGGAAAAAGTACCAGCATATGATGTTTTAAGTCGTAATTTTTCTGATGGATTGAAAAATCAGTTTAAAGAAGCTAATTACAGTGGCTTACAGAGAAATATAAAAAATACATTTGGTACATTAACAGAAGATAAATTTTATATTTATCAGCGTCAAGAACAAAATGATATAGTTGCATATAATGTTACTTTTGACAGCAATAAACAAGCTCAATTAATTTTTGTATTTGATAAAGACCAAAAACTCGTTAATGTTGCTGTACAACCTATAAATACACAACAACAGAGTGAATAA